From a region of the Xanthomonas rydalmerensis genome:
- a CDS encoding SDR family oxidoreductase has protein sequence MSGRLQGKRCLITAAGAGIGRESALACAREGAQVLATDIDAAALQALAAESDGIATQTLDVTDAAAIQALVAAQPTFDVLFNCAGYVHQGSILDCDTPAWKRSFAINVDAMYYLCQAVLPGMLAQGRGSIVNMSSVASSIKGVPNRFAYGVTKAAVIGLSKAIAADYVAKGIRCNAICPGTIKTPSLGERVKALGGDEQAVWKSFTDRQPMGRLGDPREIAQLVVYLASDESSFTTGQTHIIDGGWSN, from the coding sequence ATGAGCGGCCGTCTGCAAGGCAAGCGCTGCCTGATCACCGCCGCCGGCGCCGGCATCGGCCGCGAGAGCGCACTGGCCTGCGCGCGCGAAGGCGCGCAGGTGCTGGCCACCGACATCGACGCCGCCGCGCTGCAGGCCCTGGCCGCCGAGTCCGATGGCATCGCCACGCAAACCCTGGATGTCACCGATGCCGCCGCGATCCAGGCGCTGGTGGCGGCGCAGCCGACCTTCGACGTGCTGTTCAACTGCGCCGGCTACGTGCACCAGGGCAGCATCCTCGACTGCGACACGCCGGCCTGGAAGCGCTCGTTTGCGATCAACGTCGATGCGATGTACTACCTGTGCCAGGCGGTGCTGCCGGGCATGCTCGCGCAGGGCCGCGGCAGCATCGTCAACATGTCCTCGGTGGCGTCCAGCATCAAGGGCGTGCCCAACCGCTTCGCCTACGGCGTGACCAAGGCGGCGGTGATCGGCCTGAGCAAGGCCATCGCCGCCGACTACGTGGCCAAGGGCATCCGCTGCAACGCGATCTGCCCCGGCACGATCAAGACGCCGTCGCTAGGCGAGCGGGTCAAGGCGCTAGGCGGCGACGAGCAGGCGGTGTGGAAGAGCTTCACCGACCGCCAGCCGATGGGCCGCCTCGGCGACCCGCGCGAGATCGCGCAGCTGGTGGTGTACCTGGCCTCGGACGAATCCTCGTTCACCACCGGCCAGACCCACATCATCGACGGTGGCTGGTCGAACTGA
- a CDS encoding aldo/keto reductase — MALNAAAADALAPRPLGTSGVHLSTLGFGAAPIGNLYAEVDDTVALAAVADAYAAGIRHFDTAPYYGYGLSEQRLGQGLRGLPRASYTLSTKVGRCVYDDAAAAPGREGFAVAGRRAEFDYSRDGVLRAFESSLQRLGTDHIDVLLLHDIGRLTHAERHPAMLRQALDEALPTMAALKAQGACRAIGIGVNEEDVAVELMPLFPLDCVMLAGRYTLLEQHAAQRIMAQALQRQVGILVAGPYSSGLLSDARGPGDTYNYAPVDPATLQHAQRLFAACAAHGVDVGAAALQFPLAHPAVSTVVAGMRTPAEVASAATRLRASIPAALWQQLRDDGLLRAPVPTP; from the coding sequence ATGGCGCTGAACGCTGCCGCCGCCGACGCCTTGGCGCCGCGCCCGCTGGGCACCAGCGGCGTGCACCTGTCCACGCTGGGCTTCGGTGCCGCGCCGATCGGCAATCTGTACGCCGAGGTGGACGACACGGTGGCGCTGGCCGCGGTGGCCGACGCCTATGCCGCCGGCATCCGCCATTTCGATACCGCGCCGTACTACGGCTATGGGCTGAGCGAGCAGCGCCTGGGGCAGGGCCTGCGTGGGCTGCCGCGCGCCAGCTACACGCTCTCGACCAAGGTCGGGCGCTGCGTCTACGACGATGCCGCGGCGGCGCCGGGGCGCGAGGGCTTCGCCGTGGCCGGGCGCCGCGCCGAGTTCGACTACAGCCGCGACGGCGTGCTGCGTGCGTTCGAGAGCAGCCTGCAGCGGCTCGGCACCGATCACATCGACGTGCTGCTGCTGCACGACATCGGCCGCCTGACCCACGCCGAGCGCCATCCGGCGATGCTGCGGCAGGCGCTGGACGAGGCCTTGCCGACGATGGCCGCGCTCAAGGCGCAGGGCGCGTGCCGGGCGATCGGCATCGGTGTCAACGAGGAAGACGTAGCGGTGGAACTGATGCCGCTGTTCCCGCTCGATTGCGTGATGCTCGCCGGCCGCTACACCCTGCTCGAACAGCATGCCGCGCAGCGGATCATGGCGCAGGCGCTGCAGCGGCAGGTCGGCATCCTGGTCGCCGGGCCGTACAGCTCCGGCCTGCTGAGCGACGCGCGCGGGCCGGGCGATACCTACAACTACGCGCCGGTGGATCCGGCCACGCTGCAGCACGCGCAGCGCCTGTTCGCGGCCTGCGCGGCGCACGGTGTCGACGTGGGCGCGGCGGCGCTGCAGTTTCCGCTGGCCCATCCGGCGGTGAGCACGGTGGTCGCCGGCATGCGCACGCCGGCGGAAGTGGCCAGCGCCGCCACACGTCTGCGCGCGTCGATTCCCGCTGCGTTGTGGCAACAGCTGCGCGACGACGGCCTGCTGCGCGCGCCGGTGCCGACGCCGTGA
- a CDS encoding HDOD domain-containing protein: protein MKLEALFDQLHTLPTIPQVAQDLILQFDAPGTSLDAVARNIERDPVIAAKVLRLANSARFRGARDSTTVEDAALRLGFNTLRTLVLASSVTGAFHAPAHFDLRAFWLHSFEVAGVCRLLARQKGLDAETAFTCGMMHNIGELLIQTGAPDYAAQLHPDASSSGRAADETVQLGFGYPEVGAELARRWQLPQVIQTAIAFQARPLQAPEGEAMPKLVAQAALVADALERHGGANDQARQAVTGPLMDDVDLDALFAALPDVIEADRAFTEMLK from the coding sequence ATGAAGCTAGAGGCGCTGTTCGACCAGTTGCACACCCTGCCGACCATTCCCCAGGTGGCGCAGGACCTGATCCTGCAGTTCGATGCGCCGGGCACCAGCCTGGACGCGGTGGCGCGCAACATCGAACGGGACCCGGTGATCGCGGCCAAGGTACTGCGGCTGGCCAATTCGGCGCGCTTCCGCGGCGCGCGCGATTCCACCACCGTGGAAGACGCGGCGCTGCGCCTGGGCTTCAACACCTTGCGCACCCTGGTGCTGGCCTCCTCGGTGACCGGCGCGTTCCATGCGCCGGCGCATTTCGACCTGCGCGCGTTCTGGCTGCACAGCTTCGAAGTGGCCGGCGTGTGCCGGCTGCTGGCGCGGCAGAAGGGCCTGGACGCGGAGACCGCCTTCACCTGCGGGATGATGCACAACATCGGCGAACTGCTGATCCAGACCGGCGCGCCCGACTACGCCGCGCAACTGCATCCGGACGCCTCCTCCAGCGGCCGCGCCGCCGACGAGACCGTGCAACTGGGCTTCGGCTACCCGGAAGTGGGCGCCGAGCTGGCGCGGCGCTGGCAGCTGCCACAGGTGATCCAGACCGCCATCGCCTTCCAGGCGCGGCCGCTGCAGGCGCCGGAAGGCGAGGCGATGCCGAAGCTCGTCGCCCAGGCGGCGCTGGTCGCCGACGCGCTGGAGCGCCATGGCGGCGCCAACGACCAGGCGCGGCAGGCGGTGACCGGCCCGCTGATGGACGACGTGGACCTGGACGCGCTGTTCGCCGCGCTGCCGGACGTGATCGAGGCCGATCGCGCGTTTACCGAGATGTTGAAGTAA
- the glpD gene encoding glycerol-3-phosphate dehydrogenase: MRETYDVLVVGGGINGVGIARDAVGRGLSVCLCERDDLAAHTSSASTKLIHGGLRYLEQYEFALVGKALAEREVLLRLAPHIIWPLRFLLPHQPHLRPAWMIRTGLFLYDHLGRGRRTLPGSRRLALRTHPVGAPLREEFRTGFVYSDAWVQDARLVVLNAMDAAQRGARILTRTRCVGARRVDGLWQVQLQHADGRREELRARSLVNAAGPWAVQFLDEVAHVGHDHALRLVKGSHIVVPRLFEHDHAYIFQQPDRRIVFAIPYEQDYTLIGTTDVDYRADPAAPRIDGEETRYLCEAANRYFRKQIVPEDVVWSYSGVRPLLDDEEDNAAEVTRDYLLELDTRDGAALLNVFGGKLTTYRKLAEEAVDRLTAHAGRKAPAWTAHGAPLPGGERNDIATLARELRAARPWLAEATAQRLARNYGTRAETLLGDAASLQDLGQHFGADLYQAEVDYLRQHEWVVDAEDLLWRRSKLGLRVDNADRQRLVAYLQQAPATLAAAPA, from the coding sequence ATGCGTGAGACCTACGATGTGCTGGTGGTCGGTGGCGGCATCAACGGCGTGGGCATCGCCCGCGACGCGGTGGGCCGCGGCCTGTCGGTGTGCCTGTGCGAGCGCGACGACCTGGCCGCGCATACCTCCAGCGCCAGCACCAAGCTGATCCACGGCGGCCTGCGCTACCTGGAGCAGTACGAGTTCGCCCTGGTCGGCAAGGCCCTGGCCGAGCGCGAGGTGCTGCTGCGGCTGGCCCCGCACATCATCTGGCCGCTGCGCTTCCTGCTGCCGCACCAGCCGCACCTGCGCCCGGCGTGGATGATCCGCACCGGCCTGTTCCTGTACGACCACCTCGGCCGCGGCCGCCGCACCCTGCCGGGTTCGCGGCGCCTGGCCCTGCGCACGCATCCGGTGGGCGCGCCGCTGCGCGAGGAGTTCCGTACCGGCTTCGTCTATTCCGATGCCTGGGTGCAGGACGCGCGGCTGGTGGTGCTCAATGCGATGGACGCCGCGCAGCGCGGCGCGCGCATTCTCACCCGCACCCGCTGCGTCGGCGCGCGCCGCGTCGACGGCCTTTGGCAGGTCCAGCTGCAGCACGCCGACGGTCGCCGCGAGGAACTGCGCGCGCGTTCGCTGGTCAATGCCGCCGGGCCGTGGGCGGTGCAGTTCCTGGACGAGGTGGCGCACGTCGGCCACGACCACGCGCTGCGCCTGGTCAAGGGCAGCCACATCGTGGTGCCGCGGCTGTTCGAGCACGACCACGCCTACATCTTCCAGCAGCCGGACCGGCGCATCGTCTTCGCCATTCCCTACGAGCAGGACTACACCCTGATCGGCACCACCGACGTCGACTACCGTGCCGACCCGGCAGCGCCGCGCATCGACGGCGAGGAGACGCGCTATCTGTGCGAGGCGGCCAACCGCTACTTCCGCAAGCAGATCGTTCCCGAGGACGTGGTGTGGAGCTACAGCGGCGTGCGCCCGCTGCTCGACGACGAGGAGGACAACGCCGCCGAGGTCACCCGCGACTACCTGCTGGAACTGGACACGCGCGACGGCGCGGCGCTGCTCAACGTGTTCGGCGGCAAGCTCACCACCTACCGCAAGCTGGCCGAGGAGGCGGTGGACCGGCTGACCGCGCATGCCGGGCGCAAGGCGCCGGCCTGGACCGCACATGGCGCGCCGCTGCCCGGCGGCGAGCGCAACGACATCGCCACGCTGGCACGCGAACTGCGCGCGGCGCGGCCGTGGTTGGCCGAGGCCACCGCACAGCGGTTGGCGCGCAATTACGGCACCCGCGCGGAAACGCTGCTGGGCGACGCCGCTTCGCTGCAGGACCTGGGCCAGCACTTCGGCGCCGACCTGTACCAGGCCGAGGTCGACTACCTGCGCCAGCACGAGTGGGTGGTGGACGCCGAGGACCTGCTGTGGCGGCGCAGCAAGCTCGGCCTGCGCGTGGACAACGCCGACCGCCAGCGCCTGGTCGCCTATCTGCAACAGGCCCCGGCCACGCTGGCCGCGGCACCGGCTTGA
- the glpK gene encoding glycerol kinase GlpK codes for MEKQFILAIDQGTTSSRAILFDRAGRSVGMAQREFSQIFPQPGWVEHNPREIMTSVYTTITELLNNHQVDASAIAGIGITNQRETAVVWDRATGQPIYNAIVWQSRQTKDICDQLKADGHEDMVRAKTGLLIDAYFSGTKVKWILGHVEGARERAQRGELAFGTIDSWLIWNLTGGKVHVTDYTNASRTLLYNIHELRWDEELLQMLDIPASMLPEVRSSSEIYGNTQGQYFYGHAVPIAGIAGDQQAALFGQACFEPGMAKNTYGTGCFMLMNTGEKAVASKSGLLTTIAWGVDGKVEYALEGAIFVAGSVVQWLRDGLRMLGKASDSQAYAERAGDNDGVYIVPAFVGLGAPYWRSDIRGAVFGLTRGTTKEHFIRAALESMAYQTRDVLTAMQVDSGIELKELRADGGAIANDFMAQFQSDILDVPVLRPEVAETTALGAAYLAGLATGFWKNRAEIAQQWAVDRRFEPDMPAERREALYAGWQQAVEATMGFRVR; via the coding sequence ATGGAAAAGCAATTCATCCTGGCCATCGACCAGGGCACCACCAGTTCGCGCGCGATCCTGTTCGACCGCGCGGGCCGCAGCGTCGGCATGGCCCAGCGCGAGTTTTCGCAGATCTTCCCGCAGCCGGGCTGGGTCGAGCACAACCCGCGCGAGATCATGACCAGCGTCTACACCACGATCACCGAGCTGCTCAACAACCACCAGGTGGACGCCAGCGCGATCGCCGGCATCGGCATCACCAACCAGCGCGAGACCGCGGTGGTGTGGGACCGTGCCACCGGCCAGCCGATCTACAACGCGATCGTCTGGCAGTCGCGGCAGACCAAGGACATCTGCGACCAGCTCAAGGCCGATGGCCACGAGGACATGGTGCGGGCCAAGACCGGCCTGCTGATCGATGCGTATTTCTCCGGCACCAAGGTCAAGTGGATCCTCGGCCACGTCGAGGGCGCGCGCGAACGCGCGCAGCGCGGCGAACTGGCCTTCGGCACCATCGACAGCTGGCTGATCTGGAACCTCACCGGCGGCAAGGTGCACGTCACCGACTACACCAACGCCTCGCGCACGCTGCTGTACAACATCCACGAACTGCGTTGGGACGAAGAGCTGCTGCAGATGCTCGACATCCCCGCCTCGATGCTGCCGGAGGTGCGCTCGTCCAGCGAGATCTACGGCAACACCCAGGGCCAGTATTTCTACGGCCACGCGGTGCCGATCGCCGGTATCGCCGGCGACCAGCAGGCGGCGCTGTTCGGCCAGGCCTGCTTCGAACCGGGCATGGCCAAGAACACCTACGGTACCGGCTGTTTCATGCTGATGAACACGGGCGAGAAAGCGGTGGCCTCGAAGAGTGGCCTGCTCACCACCATCGCCTGGGGCGTGGACGGCAAGGTCGAGTACGCACTGGAAGGCGCGATCTTCGTCGCCGGCTCGGTGGTGCAGTGGCTGCGCGACGGCCTGCGCATGCTCGGCAAGGCCAGCGATTCGCAGGCCTACGCCGAACGTGCTGGCGACAACGACGGCGTGTACATCGTGCCGGCCTTCGTCGGCCTGGGGGCGCCGTACTGGCGCAGCGACATCCGCGGTGCGGTGTTCGGCCTGACCCGCGGCACCACCAAGGAACACTTCATCCGCGCCGCACTCGAATCGATGGCCTACCAGACCCGCGACGTACTGACCGCGATGCAGGTCGATTCCGGCATCGAACTGAAGGAGCTGCGCGCCGACGGCGGCGCCATCGCCAACGACTTCATGGCGCAGTTCCAGAGCGACATCCTGGATGTGCCGGTGCTGCGCCCGGAAGTGGCCGAGACCACGGCGTTGGGGGCGGCCTACCTGGCTGGCCTGGCCACCGGCTTCTGGAAGAACCGTGCCGAGATCGCCCAGCAGTGGGCGGTGGACCGCCGTTTCGAGCCGGACATGCCGGCCGAGCGCCGCGAAGCCCTGTACGCCGGCTGGCAGCAGGCGGTGGAGGCGACGATGGGGTTCCGGGTTCGCTGA
- a CDS encoding HAD-IA family hydrolase — protein MLMPMHRYDLVIFDFDGTLADSFPWFLATINGVADEFGFRRFDVERLEEIRSLSARELMARSGLRWWRVPAVARRMRTLMSEQIERIALFDGVADLLAQLAQAGVQLALVTSNSRANVERVLGPTLLAQFRDVRCGAAVLGKRRKLRASLRACGVPAARALCVGDEIRDAEAARQAGIAFAGVAWGYTLPAALQPQTPLPLLQRPDALSALVLGPGVCALPAAQAEADSACAAVGGDA, from the coding sequence ATGCTGATGCCGATGCACCGCTACGACCTGGTCATCTTCGACTTCGACGGCACCCTGGCCGACTCCTTCCCCTGGTTCCTGGCGACCATCAACGGCGTTGCCGACGAATTCGGCTTCCGCCGCTTCGACGTCGAGCGGCTGGAGGAAATCCGCAGCCTGAGCGCGCGCGAACTGATGGCACGCAGCGGCCTGCGCTGGTGGCGGGTGCCGGCGGTGGCGCGGCGCATGCGCACCCTGATGAGCGAACAGATCGAGCGCATCGCGCTGTTCGATGGCGTGGCCGACCTGCTCGCGCAGTTGGCGCAGGCCGGCGTGCAGCTGGCGCTGGTCACGTCCAACAGCCGCGCCAACGTCGAGCGCGTGCTCGGTCCCACGCTGCTCGCGCAGTTCCGCGACGTGCGCTGCGGTGCGGCGGTGCTGGGCAAGCGGCGCAAACTGCGCGCCAGCCTGCGCGCCTGCGGCGTTCCCGCCGCGCGGGCGCTGTGCGTGGGCGACGAGATCCGCGACGCCGAGGCCGCGCGGCAGGCCGGCATCGCCTTCGCCGGCGTCGCCTGGGGCTACACCTTGCCGGCCGCCTTGCAACCGCAGACGCCGCTGCCCTTGCTGCAGCGGCCGGACGCGCTGTCGGCGCTGGTGCTTGGTCCTGGCGTCTGTGCGCTGCCCGCGGCGCAGGCGGAAGCGGACAGCGCCTGCGCGGCCGTGGGCGGCGACGCATGA
- a CDS encoding amidohydrolase family protein: MNAIDAHVHFWRLARGDYTWLTPELGVLYRDYLPEDLAATLDAHGVTALVAVQAAQSEAETRYLLQLARAEPRIAGVVGWVDFEAADVAARIAALCAEGAGLLKGLRPMVQDLADPQWLARPQLDAAFDALLQHDLAFDALVRPLHLPALLARLQRHPQLRVVLDHAGKPAIGAAGFQAWADGLAHLAQHPNVVCKLSGLLTELPADAAIDDPALAPYVVHLFACFGAQRLLWGSDWPVLTQRADYAAWMALAQAWVAQHAAGAAEAVFAGNARRVYRLSDPIAFPPTWSPDP; the protein is encoded by the coding sequence GTGAACGCGATCGACGCCCATGTGCATTTCTGGCGCCTGGCGCGTGGCGACTACACCTGGCTGACGCCGGAGCTGGGCGTGCTGTACCGCGACTACCTGCCCGAGGACCTGGCCGCGACGCTGGACGCGCACGGCGTGACCGCGCTGGTGGCGGTGCAGGCGGCGCAAAGCGAGGCGGAAACGCGCTATTTGCTGCAGCTGGCGCGCGCCGAGCCGCGTATCGCTGGCGTGGTCGGCTGGGTGGATTTCGAGGCGGCCGACGTCGCCGCGCGCATCGCCGCGCTGTGCGCAGAAGGCGCAGGCCTGCTCAAGGGGCTGCGGCCGATGGTGCAGGATCTGGCCGATCCGCAGTGGCTGGCGCGGCCGCAGCTGGACGCGGCCTTCGATGCGCTGCTGCAGCACGACCTGGCTTTCGACGCGCTGGTGCGGCCGCTGCACCTGCCGGCGCTGCTGGCGCGGTTGCAGCGTCATCCGCAGTTGCGTGTGGTGCTGGATCACGCCGGCAAGCCGGCCATCGGCGCTGCCGGCTTCCAGGCCTGGGCCGACGGCCTCGCGCACCTGGCGCAGCACCCCAACGTGGTGTGCAAGCTGTCCGGCCTGCTCACCGAACTGCCGGCCGACGCCGCCATCGACGATCCCGCGCTTGCCCCCTATGTGGTGCACCTGTTCGCCTGTTTCGGCGCGCAGCGGCTGCTGTGGGGCAGCGACTGGCCGGTGCTCACCCAGCGTGCCGACTACGCCGCCTGGATGGCGCTGGCGCAGGCCTGGGTCGCGCAGCACGCCGCCGGCGCCGCCGAGGCGGTGTTCGCCGGCAATGCGCGGCGCGTCTATCGCCTGTCCGATCCGATTGCTTTCCCCCCGACCTGGAGTCCCGACCCATGA
- a CDS encoding DUF1456 family protein has translation MLNNDILRSIRYMLDLSDQKIVDLAHLADPAFPIDKAQIPAWLKKEDEEGFVECSDAVLAHVLDGLVFHYRGRDESLPPRPVEARITNNVVLKKLRVAFQLKDVDMHQIFDAAGFPVSKPELSALFRQPEHKNFRLCGDQLLRNFLKGLTLRVRAGG, from the coding sequence ATGCTCAACAACGACATCCTGCGTTCCATCCGCTACATGCTCGACCTGAGCGACCAGAAGATCGTCGATCTGGCGCACCTCGCCGATCCCGCGTTCCCGATCGACAAGGCGCAGATCCCGGCGTGGCTGAAGAAGGAGGACGAAGAGGGCTTCGTCGAATGCAGCGACGCGGTGCTGGCGCATGTGCTGGACGGACTGGTGTTCCACTACCGCGGCCGCGACGAGAGCCTGCCGCCGCGCCCGGTGGAAGCGCGCATCACCAACAACGTGGTGCTGAAGAAGCTGCGCGTGGCGTTCCAGCTCAAGGACGTGGACATGCACCAGATCTTCGACGCGGCGGGTTTCCCGGTCTCCAAGCCGGAACTGTCGGCGCTGTTCCGGCAGCCGGAGCACAAGAATTTCCGCCTGTGCGGCGACCAGTTGCTGCGCAACTTCCTCAAGGGCCTGACCCTGCGCGTGCGCGCCGGCGGCTGA
- a CDS encoding DeoR/GlpR family DNA-binding transcription regulator, with protein MRHHRRMDHSIPKPSAVAALNPRQEQLVALVRQQGYAEVEGLAARFEVTPQTIRRDLTLLCEAGVLRRYHGGVSLPSSVENLAYAARKSLQAQEKRRIATLLAQHIPDDASLFINIGTTNEDVARALMGHSGLRVITNNLNVAVMMSANPSFEVMVAGGRVRGRDQGVTGEATIELIRQFKVDFGVIGISGIDPDGTLLDFDFHEVRVAQAIIEHSRQVFLAADHSKLGRNAMVRLGPIGRVHAWFTDRAPPAELAAVLDAAGTRVFVADGAAADPGAPALDAPAD; from the coding sequence ATGCGCCATCATCGGCGCATGGACCATTCGATTCCCAAGCCGAGCGCGGTGGCCGCGCTCAATCCGCGCCAGGAGCAGTTGGTGGCGCTGGTGCGCCAGCAGGGCTATGCCGAGGTGGAAGGGCTGGCGGCGCGTTTCGAGGTGACGCCGCAGACCATCCGCCGCGACCTGACCCTGCTGTGCGAGGCCGGCGTGCTGCGCCGCTACCACGGGGGGGTGAGCCTGCCGTCGAGCGTGGAGAACCTCGCCTATGCGGCGCGCAAGTCGCTGCAGGCGCAGGAGAAGCGGCGCATCGCCACGCTGCTGGCGCAGCACATTCCCGACGACGCCTCGCTGTTCATCAACATCGGCACCACCAACGAGGACGTGGCGCGCGCGCTGATGGGCCACAGCGGCCTGCGCGTGATCACCAACAACCTCAACGTCGCGGTGATGATGAGCGCCAATCCCAGCTTCGAGGTGATGGTGGCCGGCGGGCGCGTGCGCGGCCGCGACCAGGGCGTCACCGGCGAGGCGACCATCGAACTGATCCGCCAGTTCAAGGTGGACTTCGGCGTGATCGGCATTTCCGGCATCGACCCCGACGGCACCCTGCTGGATTTCGACTTCCACGAGGTACGGGTGGCGCAGGCGATCATCGAGCACTCGCGGCAGGTGTTCCTGGCCGCCGACCACAGCAAGCTGGGCCGCAACGCGATGGTGCGGCTGGGGCCGATCGGGCGGGTGCATGCCTGGTTCACCGACCGCGCGCCGCCGGCCGAACTGGCCGCGGTGCTGGACGCGGCCGGCACCCGCGTGTTCGTCGCCGACGGCGCTGCTGCCGATCCGGGTGCGCCGGCGCTGGACGCACCTGCGGATTGA
- a CDS encoding MIP/aquaporin family protein produces the protein MNRQLIGELISEAIAMLIIIAFGCSVACMYVLYDPSPYQHAYWGVCIAWGLAVTIAIYVTGSVSGTHANPAVTLALALYRGFPWPKVLPYWVAQVIGAFLGAWIVYLLFAPVIDHYNQAQHLTRAGGGAAGVFFTAPGLAITPMHALRDQVILTAFLIFGIFAITERYNEAAPTANSGALIIGLLVATIGASMGYLEAWAINPARDFGPRLFAYVAGWGSSALPSADNYWWIPIVGPLIGGVIGGAAYQLLIYPFLPARVKALEEEQAAARRG, from the coding sequence ATGAACCGGCAACTGATAGGCGAACTGATTTCCGAGGCGATCGCGATGCTGATCATCATCGCCTTCGGCTGCTCGGTGGCGTGCATGTACGTGCTCTACGACCCCAGCCCCTACCAGCACGCCTATTGGGGCGTGTGCATCGCCTGGGGCCTGGCGGTGACCATCGCCATCTACGTCACCGGCTCGGTGTCCGGCACCCACGCCAATCCGGCGGTGACGCTTGCATTGGCGCTGTACCGCGGCTTTCCCTGGCCCAAGGTGCTGCCGTACTGGGTCGCGCAAGTGATCGGCGCATTCCTCGGCGCGTGGATCGTCTACCTGCTGTTCGCGCCGGTGATCGACCACTACAACCAGGCCCAGCATCTCACCCGCGCCGGTGGCGGCGCGGCCGGGGTGTTCTTCACCGCGCCGGGCCTGGCGATCACGCCGATGCACGCGCTGCGCGACCAGGTGATCCTGACCGCGTTCCTGATCTTCGGCATCTTCGCCATCACCGAGCGCTACAACGAGGCCGCGCCCACCGCCAACTCCGGTGCGCTGATCATCGGCCTGCTGGTGGCCACCATCGGCGCCTCGATGGGCTACCTGGAAGCCTGGGCGATCAATCCGGCCCGCGACTTCGGCCCGCGCCTGTTCGCCTACGTCGCCGGCTGGGGCTCCTCGGCGCTGCCGTCGGCCGACAACTACTGGTGGATCCCGATCGTCGGCCCGTTGATCGGCGGTGTGATCGGTGGCGCCGCCTACCAGCTGCTGATCTATCCGTTCCTGCCGGCACGGGTGAAGGCGCTGGAAGAAGAACAGGCCGCCGCGCGCCGCGGCTAG
- a CDS encoding exodeoxyribonuclease III, producing the protein MKTLKIATYNVNGIRSRLPQLLQWLQREAPDIVGLQELKSVDAGFPLAELHAAGYGAVWMGQSSWNGVALLAKGCDPVESRRGLPGDPRDTQSRYIEAMAHGVLVGCLYLPNGNPRPGPKFDYKLDWFARLQRHAQQLVALPHPVALIGDFNVVPTDADIYNPASWRRDALLQPESRQAYAELLAQGWTDSLREVHGERRVYTFWDYFRQHWQRDAGLRIDHLLLNPPLAARLRDAGVDRWVRDLPHASDHAPTWVTLGAASARSAAAASAKPRRGDAGAEGNTKGGKATKTTRTSASGTTSLPKKAAARTKDKTTARTKAKSTTPAQATKKTRATKTTTAKTPKARTPRASTPVPPTSSRGGKRRKPSLLPPGEGGA; encoded by the coding sequence ATGAAAACGCTCAAGATCGCCACCTACAACGTCAACGGCATCCGTAGCCGCTTGCCGCAGCTGCTGCAGTGGCTGCAGCGCGAGGCGCCGGACATCGTCGGGCTGCAGGAGCTCAAGAGCGTGGATGCGGGCTTTCCCCTCGCCGAGCTGCATGCCGCCGGCTACGGCGCGGTGTGGATGGGCCAGTCGAGCTGGAACGGCGTCGCGCTGCTGGCCAAGGGCTGCGACCCGGTGGAGAGCCGGCGCGGGCTGCCCGGCGATCCGCGCGATACCCAGAGCCGCTACATCGAGGCGATGGCGCACGGCGTGCTGGTCGGCTGCCTGTACCTGCCCAACGGCAATCCGCGCCCCGGCCCGAAGTTCGACTACAAGCTGGACTGGTTCGCGCGGCTGCAGCGGCATGCACAGCAGCTGGTGGCGCTGCCGCATCCGGTGGCCCTGATCGGCGACTTCAACGTGGTGCCCACCGATGCGGACATCTACAACCCGGCGTCCTGGCGACGCGATGCGCTGCTGCAACCGGAAAGCCGCCAGGCCTATGCCGAACTGCTGGCGCAGGGCTGGACCGACAGTCTGCGCGAGGTGCACGGCGAGCGCCGCGTGTACACGTTCTGGGATTATTTTCGCCAGCACTGGCAGCGCGATGCCGGGCTGCGCATCGATCACCTGCTGCTGAATCCGCCACTGGCCGCACGCCTGCGCGACGCCGGCGTGGACCGTTGGGTGCGCGACCTGCCGCACGCCAGCGACCATGCGCCGACCTGGGTCACGCTGGGCGCAGCATCGGCCCGCAGTGCAGCCGCGGCGTCGGCCAAGCCGAGGCGCGGTGACGCGGGCGCTGAAGGAAACACGAAGGGCGGCAAGGCGACGAAGACCACCCGCACCTCCGCATCTGGCACGACGTCGCTGCCGAAGAAGGCAGCAGCGAGAACCAAGGACAAGACGACGGCCAGGACCAAGGCGAAGTCGACGACGCCAGCGCAGGCAACAAAGAAGACACGCGCAACAAAGACGACAACCGCGAAGACGCCGAAAGCGCGCACGCCACGCGCTAGCACCCCGGTGCCGCCGACGTCCTCGCGCGGTGGCAAACGCCGCAAACCCTCCCTTCTCCCGCCGGGAGAAGGTGGCGCGTAG